The Pseudomonas sp. KU26590 genomic sequence CGCGGTGCAACGCCCATCGTCGAACTGGTCGGTTACGGCACCAGCGCGGACGCCTATCACCTGACGGCAGGGCCGGAGGATGGCAGTGGCGCGCGTCGGGCGATGCAGGCGGCGATTCGCCAAGCCGGTATCCAGCCTGCCGACGTCCAGCATGTCAACGCCCACGCCACGTCCACCCCGGTGGGCGACAGGGGCGAAATGGCGGCGATCAAGACGGTGTTCGGTGACCAGAATGGCGTTGCGGTGACGTCGACCAAATCAGCCACCGGGCACTTGCTCGGCGCAGCAGGCGGCATTGAGGCCATTTTCACGGCGTTGGCGATCCGCGATCAGATAGCCCCAATGACGCTGAATCTGGAGAACCCCGATGAAGCGGCGGCGGGCATCGACATCGTCCACGGCAAAGCGCGCCCGATGAACATCGAGTACGCGCTGTCGAATGGTTTCGGCTTCGGCGGGGTGAACGCCAGCGTGCTGTTTCGTCGCTGGCATTCCTGATGGACATCCCTGATGGCCATCCTTGAGGAGCGATGCTGAATAAGCCATGCACTTTCGTGCCCGAAAAGGGCAGGGAAGTGAGCGTCAGCCCTCGATCAGCTGCTTGAGCTGATCGCGGGTGGTTTCCAGAATTCGCTCGGCCAGCGCCGGATCTTTAGCGCTGCGCGCCAACACCATCGCCCCCACCAGCCCGGACATGAGCATCACGCTCTTGTCGCGGCTTTGCCCATCGGCCGGAATTCCCGCTTCGAGGGTGGCGAGCATGTGGTTGATCAACTCGTCGGTAATCTCGCTCGCTTGCCCACGCTGGCCCAGTTCGGACGCCATGGTCGGCAACGGGCAGCCCGCTTCCGGGTGATCGCGATGGGCGGTCGACAGGTAAATGTCGATGAACGCCTGGGTCGAGCTGTCTTCGGCCAGTTTCTCTGTGACTGAGGCGAGCAGCTGGTCGACGGCGCAGCGCAGGGATTTCTCGACCAGGTCGTCCTTGGATTTGAAGTGGGCATAAAAACCACCGTGGGTCAGGCCCAATGCCTTCATCAACGGCTGTAAGCCGGTGGCGCCGATGCCGTCACGGCGAAAGCGCGCGGCGGCTTCCTGAAGGATGCGCTGGTGGGTCTGGGCTTTGTGATCTTCGGCGTAACGCATGGAGCGAGCCTCCCGATTGTGGCTCTTGAAATGGTGGTCGACATTTTTACACGGATGACACGCCGGCGCAGTACCCGCGTTGTACCCCCTGTCGCCATTGGTCAGAGCGCTGCGTCCACCACCGGCCGGCTACGCCAGCAGAACCCCGGCTATTTCGGGCCCATCATTTTCGCCAGCGCCTCAGGCCGGGGCGCGCCTTGTTGCTGCTGAAGGTGTCCGGCCTCGTCCTTGTAGAAGATGGAAGGTGTGGCGGACAGGCCCAGGTCTTTCATTAACTTCATGTTGGCGTCGAGTTTTGCCTGAATGTCTTTGGGGATGTTCTGCATGGCCTTGAGCGTGCTGCCTTTGCCCGCCTGTTCATGGTTCTGCAGGGCCAGTTCCGGGTTTGCGTCGGCCAGCAGGCTCGCGGCTTTGGCGGCGCTGTCCTCGCGGATCACGCCAACCATGATGTGGCGCAACTGTACTTTCCCGGATTTGACCCAGGGCCGCGCCTGTTCCCAGAACAGGTTGCAGTACGGGCAGTTGGCGTCGCTGAACAGGTAGATGACCTTCGGCGCAGTTTTGGCGCCGTCGGCGATCCAGGTGCTGTTTTCCATGCGGCTCCACATCGCCTCGGCCATCGGCCCATAGACCAGTTTCTGCAGGGGCGCGGTGCTCAGGTCCTCGCCCTTTTCATCGAACAGATTGCCGGCCAGCACATGCTTGCCGTCCGGGGTCAGGTACAGGGCCATGCCTTGATTCTGGTACTCGGCGGCGTAGCCCTTCAGCCCGCCCGGTGCGTCGAAGCTGCCTTTGATGGTTGCGCCCTTGGCTTCCAGCGCCTTGATCGGGGCGGGCAGATCTTCTGCGTGGACCAGCGCGCCTGGCAGGGAGAGCGAAACGGCGGCGGCGATGAGCGCAGGGCGGATGAAGTTCATGGGGTGGTCCCTTATTTTGAAGAAGGCTGTGAGGACGGCGGGAAAGAAGTCGGCGAAGAAGCGTTCGGCGGCTGGCTCAAACCGTCCAGATAATGGGTGAGGCTGGCGCTGGACAGTTCGCCCAGATGCCCGTCCTGCTGTCGGCCGTTCACGCCGTAAAACAGGGTGGTGGGCAGGGCGGCTGAGCCGGCAAGTCGACCCAACTCACCGCTCTGATCGAACAGCACGTTGTCCAGTTGCAACCCCTGGCTGCCGAGAAACGTCGCCACTTCACGTGGGCTTTCTCCCTGATTGACGAACAGAAACACGACGTCGGAATTGGCCATTTGCGCGGCTTGCAGAACGGGCATTTCCCGCCGGCACGGCGGGCACCACGTCGCCCACAGGTTGATCACCAGTTTGCGGCCTGCGTAATCGCGTACTTGCACGCGTTCGCCCGCGCCATTGCGCAGCGCCAGATCCGGCAGCGGGACATCCTGACGAACGCTTTCCACCGCCAGAGTACTGAGCCACCAGAACAGCAACCCGCTGGCGACGCCCCACCCCAGGGGCCTGCGCTGCAACGGCCGCCGCAACGCCATGATGGCGGCGCCGGCCCCAACGGCCACGACACCGGGCCAGGCACTGAAGCCGCCGTCGCGAATATCAACGATGCGCAGCAGATCGCCTTCATATTGCGGCCAGTAGCGCGTGACGAATGCCAGACGCGCCACCAGCAGCCCGAACATGAACAGGCCGAAGACGGCGCGTTCCGGGTTTATCCGCTGGCTGCGGCCAGTGATCCAGCCGACCAGAGTCGCCAGCGCGAGAGCAACGAGCAGCAGCAGATGATTGAGCGACAGGGCGAACGGCCCCACGGAGAAACTCAGCATCAGCCACGCTCCAGGGTGGTTTGCCAGTGCTGCAAAAAGGCTTCAAGGTCCACTTCACCGGTGATACGCCGGTCGCGCCTTTCGCTGCCGTCCGGCGCGATCCACACCAGGGTCGGCGGGCCTGGCACGTTGAAACGACCGAGCAGCGCGTGGCTGGCGTCGTTGTCGGCCGTGACATCTAGGCGCAGCAGGCGCACGCCGTTCAATGCCTGCAGGGTTTCAGCGTTGGCGAACACAGTCTTTTCCATGATCTTGCAGGACACGCACCAGTCAGCGTAGTAGTCGACCAGC encodes the following:
- a CDS encoding TetR/AcrR family transcriptional regulator, whose protein sequence is MRYAEDHKAQTHQRILQEAAARFRRDGIGATGLQPLMKALGLTHGGFYAHFKSKDDLVEKSLRCAVDQLLASVTEKLAEDSSTQAFIDIYLSTAHRDHPEAGCPLPTMASELGQRGQASEITDELINHMLATLEAGIPADGQSRDKSVMLMSGLVGAMVLARSAKDPALAERILETTRDQLKQLIEG
- a CDS encoding TlpA family protein disulfide reductase; amino-acid sequence: MLSFSVGPFALSLNHLLLLVALALATLVGWITGRSQRINPERAVFGLFMFGLLVARLAFVTRYWPQYEGDLLRIVDIRDGGFSAWPGVVAVGAGAAIMALRRPLQRRPLGWGVASGLLFWWLSTLAVESVRQDVPLPDLALRNGAGERVQVRDYAGRKLVINLWATWCPPCRREMPVLQAAQMANSDVVFLFVNQGESPREVATFLGSQGLQLDNVLFDQSGELGRLAGSAALPTTLFYGVNGRQQDGHLGELSSASLTHYLDGLSQPPNASSPTSFPPSSQPSSK
- the dsbG gene encoding thiol:disulfide interchange protein DsbG, with product MNFIRPALIAAAVSLSLPGALVHAEDLPAPIKALEAKGATIKGSFDAPGGLKGYAAEYQNQGMALYLTPDGKHVLAGNLFDEKGEDLSTAPLQKLVYGPMAEAMWSRMENSTWIADGAKTAPKVIYLFSDANCPYCNLFWEQARPWVKSGKVQLRHIMVGVIREDSAAKAASLLADANPELALQNHEQAGKGSTLKAMQNIPKDIQAKLDANMKLMKDLGLSATPSIFYKDEAGHLQQQQGAPRPEALAKMMGPK